Proteins from a genomic interval of Ficedula albicollis isolate OC2 unplaced genomic scaffold, FicAlb1.5 N01279, whole genome shotgun sequence:
- the LOC107604500 gene encoding C-type lectin domain family 4 member D-like yields MNWAESEQNCSGMGSQLVVINSKAEQEFLFKQIKQPPQRKNFYIGLFVDKEGQWQWVDKTPYNVTAAFWREGEPSDGRDENCTVIHNPEKTLNNRDDMYLDGNHHHICEAAALTV; encoded by the exons ATGAACTGGGCTGAGAGTGAGCAGaactgctctgggatgggctcccagctgGTGGTGATCaacagcaaggcagagcag GAATTCCTCTTCAAGCAGATAAAACAACCTccacaaagaaagaatttctaCATTGGTCTGTTTGTGGACAAGGAGGGCCAGTGGCAGTGGGTGGACAAGACTCCATATAATGTGACAGCAGC GTTCTGGCGAGAAGGAGAACCAAGTGATGGGCGTGATGAGAACTGCACTGTAATCCATAATCCTGAAAAAACTCTCAACAACCGGGATGACATGTATTTAGATGGGAACCATCATCATATTTGTGAAGCTGCAGCACTAACTGTGTGA